The Ruania halotolerans genome contains the following window.
GAAGCCCTGCTCGATCGAGACCTCCTTGACAACGGAGCGGAAGGTCATGATGTTGTCGGCGGTGCTGAGACCATCGGCGTAGCGCAGGTCGATCTCGTTCTGCCCGGGCCCGGCCTCGTGGTGGGAGAACTCCACCGAGATGCCCATTGATTCCAGCAGGGTGATCGCCGCACGCCGGAAGTCATGCCCCTGACCGCGCGCGACGTGGTCGAAGTACCCGGCGTTGTCGATCGGGATCAGTGGATCCGTCTCGCTCTCGAGTGCCTTGAACAGATAGAACTCGATCTCCGGGTGGGTGTAGAACGTGAATCCGGCATCGGCGGCCACGGCGAGCGAACGTTTGAGCACGTTGCGCGGGTCGGCGGCAGACGGCTCTCCGTCCGGGGTCAGAATGTCGCAGAACATCCGTGCAGTGCCGTGCTTGCCGCCCCGCCAGGGCAGGATCTGGAACGTGCTCGGATCGGGGCGCAGGATCAAGTCCGATTCCGAGACTCGGGACAGTCCCTCAATCGATGATCCGTCGAATCCGATGCCCTCGATGAACGCACCTTCGAGCTCAGCCGGGGCGATCGCCACCGACTTGAGCACACCCAGCACATCCGTGAACCAGAGCCGGATGAACCGAACGTCTCGCTCTTCGATGGCCCGGAGCACGTACTCCTGCTGCTTGTCCATACCACTGCTCCTGATTGTCATGGCCCCGCGGCCGACGGCGGGCGGTGTGCTGCTCAGGTCTGTGCCCCCATCATGTCAGGTCCACCAGGGTCCGTCGGCCCGGGTATCGGCCGGGATGATCTCCTGCGACGTCCGCTCGACTACTCGGAACCGTCGGTGCCGTCCACTGCCTGGGCGAGTTCAGCCACCCAGATCGCGGCCGT
Protein-coding sequences here:
- the glnA gene encoding type I glutamate--ammonia ligase, with the protein product MDKQQEYVLRAIEERDVRFIRLWFTDVLGVLKSVAIAPAELEGAFIEGIGFDGSSIEGLSRVSESDLILRPDPSTFQILPWRGGKHGTARMFCDILTPDGEPSAADPRNVLKRSLAVAADAGFTFYTHPEIEFYLFKALESETDPLIPIDNAGYFDHVARGQGHDFRRAAITLLESMGISVEFSHHEAGPGQNEIDLRYADGLSTADNIMTFRSVVKEVSIEQGFTASFMPKPLAGQPGSGMHTHFSLFEGDSNAFYEPGGEYQLSTTGRAFIAGLLRHAAEITAVTNQFVNSYKRLWGGQEAPNYRCWGHNNRSALVRVPMYKPSKGQSARVEYRGLDAAANPYLAFAVLLRAGLKGVQDGYDLPEEAEDNVWELSDTERRALGIEPLPGSLNEAVAVMEKSELVAETLGEQVFTHFLANKRQEWTDYRAQVTPYELARVGLI